From Pseudorca crassidens isolate mPseCra1 chromosome 15, mPseCra1.hap1, whole genome shotgun sequence, one genomic window encodes:
- the LOC137206406 gene encoding LOW QUALITY PROTEIN: cystatin-9-like (The sequence of the model RefSeq protein was modified relative to this genomic sequence to represent the inferred CDS: substituted 1 base at 1 genomic stop codon), with product MLRQQWTCRWAQPWALLLLLLGPQLVVTHGWXPQGEGNGEDQATLELYFPATVEYAVHVFNQRSQDSNAYKVVRILRSWKEPANGIVFSTELQLGRTRCGKFDEDIDNCPFQASPDVNNTITCFFTIDTEPWRTKFQLLNNTCSEGSAE from the exons ATGCTGCGTCAGCAGTGGACGTGCAGGTGGGCTCAGCCCTGGGCCCTGCTCCTGCTTCTCTTAGGTCCCCAGCTCGTGGTGACTCACGGCTGGTAACCCCAAGGGGAAGGGAATGGTGAAGACCAAGCAACCTTGGAGCTTTACTTCCCTGCCACCGTGGAGTACGCCGTACATGTGTTCAACCAGAGGAGCCAGGACAGCAATGCCTACAAGGTGGTGCGAATCCTGAGGTCGTGGAAGGAGCCG GCAAATGGCATCGTGTTCTCCACGGAGCTGCAGCTCGGCCGAACCAGGTGTGGGAAATTTGACGAAGACATTGACAACTGTCCGTTTCAAGCAAGTCCAGACGTGAACAAT ACCATCACCTGCTTCTTTACAATCGACACTGAACCCTGGAGAACGAAGTTTCAACTCCTGAACAACACCTGCTCGGAGGGCTCTGCTGAATGA